From Planctomycetia bacterium, the proteins below share one genomic window:
- a CDS encoding NAD-dependent epimerase/dehydratase family protein, protein MPNTRLIVGCGYLGRRVAELWRDAGDDVSVTTRSPQRAALLRADGFQVIEVDITQPEPWPALPAATTVLFAIGFDRHAGHAMRTVYVDGLRRALAMLPAEVGRFIYISSTGVYGQSHDEIVDEDSPTEPTREGGRICLEAESWLRRHPLGERAVILRLAGIYGPGRIPRLAAIRAGEPLALPTEGYLNLIHVEDAARIVLLAAEFAQTPRTYLVSDGHPLKRSAYYNEVARRLNAPRPEYVEPDVSAAAASRAESSKRLDIRRLLTELPLTLKYPNYKHGLKAILADEARANPVGGVSDAD, encoded by the coding sequence GTGCCGAACACTCGACTGATCGTGGGTTGCGGCTATCTCGGGCGACGCGTGGCGGAGCTCTGGCGGGACGCCGGGGACGACGTATCGGTCACAACGCGCTCCCCGCAACGCGCCGCGCTGCTTCGAGCGGACGGTTTTCAAGTGATCGAGGTGGATATCACTCAGCCTGAGCCCTGGCCAGCGCTGCCGGCGGCCACCACGGTGCTGTTCGCAATCGGATTCGATCGCCATGCCGGCCACGCGATGCGGACCGTCTACGTCGACGGCCTGCGCCGCGCGCTCGCTATGCTGCCGGCCGAGGTGGGGCGATTCATCTATATCAGCTCCACCGGCGTCTATGGGCAAAGCCACGACGAGATCGTCGACGAGGATTCGCCTACTGAACCAACGCGCGAGGGCGGACGGATTTGCTTGGAAGCCGAGTCGTGGCTCCGGCGCCACCCTTTGGGCGAGCGGGCCGTCATCTTGCGGCTGGCAGGCATCTACGGCCCCGGTCGAATTCCGCGACTCGCCGCCATTCGCGCGGGCGAGCCGCTCGCGCTGCCGACCGAAGGATATCTCAATCTGATTCATGTCGAAGACGCGGCGCGAATCGTTCTGTTGGCGGCGGAATTTGCCCAGACTCCGCGAACCTACCTCGTCTCCGACGGGCACCCGTTGAAACGCAGCGCGTATTACAACGAGGTCGCCCGACGGCTCAACGCACCCCGGCCCGAGTACGTGGAACCCGACGTAAGCGCCGCCGCCGCCTCGCGAGCCGAATCCAGCAAGCGTCTCGATATCCGCCGCCTGCTTACTGAGCTTCCTTTGACGCTCAAGTATCCCAATTACAAGCATGGGTTGAAGGCGATTCTGGCGGACGAGGCGCGCGCTAACCCTGTGGGAGGCGTCTCCGACGCCGATTGA
- a CDS encoding AMP-binding protein: MADENPVPWVDGRTIGEALLRTVALHGERDALVFPELDLRWSYAQFGHEVARAARGLLALGIQAGEHVAIWATNVPQWVVMQFATARIGAVLVTVNPAYRPFELNYVLKQSDAVALFLVDRFKTSNYFTMLGEVCPELAQAAPDKLSLSEFPKLRHVVALKGGQPGGSITWEQMLERGESINSSEVDARAAQLMAEQPINIQYTSGTTGFPKAATLSHRNLLMNAFYVGQCQRLTAEDRICIPVPFYHCFGCVLGTLCAVVYGAAMVVPAEYFQPTATLAAIEQARATSIYGVPTMFIAELEDATFAARDLKSLRTGIMAGSPCPIEVMRKVIDRMGAREMTIAYGQTEASPVITQTRTDDPLELRVETVGRELPGVEVKIVDPATGEAVTTGVQGELCTRGHVVMLGYYNNPDATAAAIDRDGWLHTGDLATQQPNGYYRITGRIKDMVIRGGENIFPREIEEFLFTHPAIEQAAVVGVPDPKYVEELCAWIKLKSGCELSVDEVRNYCRAHLAHYKVPRHVKFVDSFPQTVTGKIQKFKIRELMCQELQVQEHETA; the protein is encoded by the coding sequence ATGGCTGACGAAAACCCTGTGCCATGGGTCGATGGACGAACCATTGGCGAAGCCCTGTTGCGCACAGTCGCCCTGCATGGCGAGCGCGATGCGCTCGTGTTTCCGGAATTGGACTTGCGCTGGAGTTATGCGCAATTCGGCCACGAAGTAGCGCGCGCCGCGCGCGGGCTACTGGCGCTCGGCATTCAAGCGGGCGAGCATGTCGCCATCTGGGCCACGAACGTGCCGCAGTGGGTGGTCATGCAGTTCGCCACGGCGCGAATCGGCGCCGTGCTAGTCACGGTGAACCCCGCCTATCGGCCTTTCGAACTAAACTACGTGCTCAAGCAGAGCGACGCCGTCGCGTTGTTTCTCGTCGACCGCTTTAAGACGTCCAACTATTTCACCATGCTCGGCGAGGTCTGTCCCGAGCTGGCCCAGGCGGCGCCGGACAAACTATCGCTGAGCGAGTTCCCGAAGCTGCGGCACGTCGTGGCCCTCAAGGGCGGCCAACCCGGCGGTTCAATCACCTGGGAACAGATGCTGGAACGCGGCGAGTCCATCAACTCGTCAGAGGTCGATGCCCGCGCCGCGCAACTGATGGCCGAGCAACCGATCAACATTCAATACACATCCGGCACGACTGGCTTCCCTAAGGCAGCCACGCTCAGCCACCGCAACCTGCTGATGAACGCCTTCTACGTGGGGCAATGCCAGCGGCTGACCGCGGAAGACCGCATCTGCATTCCGGTGCCGTTCTATCACTGCTTCGGCTGCGTGCTGGGCACGTTATGCGCCGTGGTCTACGGCGCGGCGATGGTCGTGCCGGCCGAGTATTTTCAACCGACGGCGACGCTCGCCGCGATCGAACAAGCACGCGCCACGTCAATCTACGGCGTGCCGACGATGTTCATCGCGGAGTTGGAGGACGCGACCTTCGCCGCGCGGGACCTCAAGTCCTTGCGAACCGGCATCATGGCAGGCAGCCCTTGCCCGATCGAAGTTATGCGCAAAGTCATCGACCGCATGGGTGCGCGGGAAATGACCATCGCCTACGGGCAGACCGAAGCCTCGCCCGTAATCACGCAAACGCGCACCGACGACCCGCTGGAGCTGCGCGTAGAAACCGTGGGACGCGAACTGCCGGGCGTGGAAGTGAAAATCGTCGATCCCGCTACTGGTGAAGCGGTCACGACTGGCGTGCAGGGAGAACTCTGCACGCGGGGACATGTGGTAATGCTCGGCTACTACAACAATCCCGACGCCACGGCCGCGGCGATCGATCGCGACGGTTGGCTCCACACCGGCGACCTCGCCACTCAACAGCCAAACGGCTATTACCGCATCACCGGCCGTATCAAGGACATGGTCATCCGCGGCGGGGAAAACATCTTTCCGCGCGAGATCGAGGAATTTCTGTTCACGCACCCGGCGATCGAGCAAGCCGCGGTGGTGGGGGTGCCGGATCCGAAGTATGTCGAGGAACTGTGCGCCTGGATCAAACTAAAGTCCGGCTGCGAACTCTCGGTCGACGAAGTCCGCAATTACTGCCGCGCCCACTTGGCGCACTACAAAGTCCCGCGGCACGTCAAATTCGTCGATTCTTTTCCGCAAACGGTGACCGGCAAGATCCAGAAGTTCAAAATCCGCGAGCTCATGTGCCAAGAGCTACAGGTCCAAGAACACGAAACAGCGTAA